CGCGTCCTGACCGGAGCGGAGCTAGGCGTGGCGGAGGGCTGCGACATCCTGCTGCTCGGCACGCTGGATCAGCTCGGGCGGTTCAGTCAGGGGCTGTGTGCCTCCCCCGTGACGGGCTACAAACCGCCCTTCGACGAAGCGTTGGAGGTCGCGCGGCGGCACGGCCTGCTGATGATCGGCGCGCACATGTACCGGTGCGGCAAGGAGCTCGCCAGGCTGGGGCAGGCGCGTCTCCGCAGGCTGGACGCCCTCGAGCTGAATGGCAAGGACTTCTTCAACGATGCCGCCGTCCGCGACGAGGCGCGACGGCTGAACCTGCCGGTGGTGGGGGGGAGTGACGCGCACGTGTGGCTTCAGGTGGGGATCAAGGCGACCGTGCTGCCGGTCCACGAGGTGACCCCGAGGACGGTCGCGCGGGCGCTCGCGATCGGCGAGACGGATGTCCACAGCCTCCCGTACGGACCCATGGCCGTGCAGATGAGCGGGGCGTTCAAACGGATGCTCAAGGCGCGGGTGGCGCAGGCGGCGTAGGCCAGACCGGCGTGGCGGGCATACCCGGTCCCCTCCGCGGCGTTCCTCCGAGTGAGGGGTGCGGGGGTTGTCATCTGGAGGGAGGAATCGCTCCAGCCCCCGGCGGAAGTCAGTAGCCCAGCGATTGGCGGGAGACACATATGCCGAGGAGGGCCGTATGAGCGACAAGGACAAACGCGACAGGGACGATGGCGACCGAGATCTTCGCGTGAAAGACAAGCGCGGACGAGAGGAATTCGAATTCTCGACGACGACCCGGGGATCCCAAGTCGCCGAGTATCTGAACCGGATCGCCGACGGATTGCGCCAAGGCGCGCTTACGCTCGGCGCGGGGGGACACGGGGTGCATCTGCAGCCCGGGGAAATGATCCGGCTCGAGATCGAGGCCGAGAGCAAGCCGGACAAGGGGACGGCGAGCCTGCAGCTCGAACTCTCCTGGAAAGTCGCGCACGAGACGCGCGAATCTCACGACGAGGCGCTCCTCATCGAGGCCGAAGTCCGCGCCCCGCAGCTCACCGCGTACACGCCGAAGATCAAAGACGCGTAGCGCCTGACGCGTCGAAGCCGGGACGGTCCGTCCGGGCGGGGTCCAGAGCGGGGGGGACATGAGCCGGCGCGTTGCCGATATCGAGAGCCTCACTCCCGATCTCCGCCGGATGGCGAGCCTGGTGCTGCACCAGCTGGAACAGGCGCTCTCCTGCTTCCACGCGGTCGATCTGACCCAGGCCGAAGAGGTCATCGAGCGCGATGACATGCTCGATAACTTCAACGTGTTTCTCGAGGGACGGTGTTACGACCTGGTGGCCGGTGGCCACCTGGACGCGCGGGGGATCCGGGTGGCCCGGTCGACCGCCAAGGTCGCCGCGAACTTGGAAAGGGCCGGGGATGCAGGCACGCACATCGCCAAGCGCGTCCGCCTGATCCACCGCGAGGGCGCTGAGCGGCTGCCCTTCGATTTTCCCGACGTGGAAGCGATCGCCCTCAGCGGCGTGACCGAGGCGACCCAGTCGTTTCTGGAAGGCGACCTGGATCTCGCCCGCCGGGCCTGCCTGCGCGAGCCCGAGCTCGATGCGTGTTACGTGGCGCGGCTGGAAGCGCTCGTCAAGCTGATGCAGGCCCACCCCGCCCAAATCCCCTACTTGGTCCAGGTCCTCTCCGTCCTCAAGTACCTGGAAAAAGTCGCCGATTATACCTTGAACATCGGCGAGCAGACCATCTACTGCGTGACCGGCCGGCGCCTGAAGTTTCCCCAGTTTCTGCAGCTCGAGCAGCTCACCGGCGAGGCGCGCATCGGGACGTACAATTTCCGGCCCTATTGGGATGGGATCAGCGGCGCGATCGTCGCCCGCGTCGAGGCACCGGAGACGCCGATGATCTACAAGGAAGGCTCCCGGCGGAAGATCGAGGAGGAAGCGACCAAGCTGGAGACCTGGCAACGCATCGCGCAGGACCTCACCCCGCGGGTCCTGGGGTCGGTGAGCGTGAAAGATCGTCAGGCCCTGCTGCGCGAGTATGTCGAAGGCGCGTTGCTGTCGGACCTCTACCTGTCATCGGCGCCGCGCGAGGTCAAGCTGCGGGCGACCCGCCGTGTGCTCGCGGCCGTGGAGTTCGTCTGGCAAACGACGCTGACCGCGACGCCTCCCGCGATCGATTACGTCGAGCAGATCCGCCAGCGGCTCCCGGATGCCTTTGTCCTCCATCTCCAACTCTGGGCGATCGCCAAAGCCGGGGTCCAAAACGGCCGGCGCATCGCCCCGCTCGGCACGCTGCTCGACCAGGCGATGCGCCTGCAGGCCGATCTCGCGCCACCGTTTTCAGTGTGGCTGCACGGGGATTTCAACGCCAACAACGTGATCTACAACCCCGAGACCGAGCAGATCAAGTTTATCGACGTCCACCGGTCGAAGCCCGGCGACTACGTCCAGGACGTCGGTGTCTTCCTGCTGTCCATGGTCCGCCGCCCCGACCTCAATGGGACGACCGAGGCGGATATCCAGGCCGTCAACGCGGTCGTCGAAGAGTTTGCCCGATCCTTCGCCCGCCGGCGGAACGATCTCGCCTTCGACCGGAGGCTCAAGCTCAGCCTCGCCCGTTCGTGCCTGACCTCGATCAGGATCGTGATCGATCCGGCGATGGCGGAACGGCTGCTGCTCCGCGGGATGACGCTCCTCGACGACCTGGTCCATGACGGGTAGGCTCCGCGTCGCCGTGGCCGGGATCCCCGGCGCCTGGTCGACGGAGCGGC
This genomic interval from bacterium contains the following:
- a CDS encoding PHP-associated domain-containing protein is translated as MKNPRVCSGKRIDFHTHAKLSKRLPFSLDAFWWTVSQARQTELDAFVLTEHFHAPDFWTMYDILCQTLTYDDGVLLVDDQLRVLTGAELGVAEGCDILLLGTLDQLGRFSQGLCASPVTGYKPPFDEALEVARRHGLLMIGAHMYRCGKELARLGQARLRRLDALELNGKDFFNDAAVRDEARRLNLPVVGGSDAHVWLQVGIKATVLPVHEVTPRTVARALAIGETDVHSLPYGPMAVQMSGAFKRMLKARVAQAA
- a CDS encoding amphi-Trp domain-containing protein, with the protein product MSDKDKRDRDDGDRDLRVKDKRGREEFEFSTTTRGSQVAEYLNRIADGLRQGALTLGAGGHGVHLQPGEMIRLEIEAESKPDKGTASLQLELSWKVAHETRESHDEALLIEAEVRAPQLTAYTPKIKDA
- a CDS encoding PhoU domain-containing protein; translated protein: MSRRVADIESLTPDLRRMASLVLHQLEQALSCFHAVDLTQAEEVIERDDMLDNFNVFLEGRCYDLVAGGHLDARGIRVARSTAKVAANLERAGDAGTHIAKRVRLIHREGAERLPFDFPDVEAIALSGVTEATQSFLEGDLDLARRACLREPELDACYVARLEALVKLMQAHPAQIPYLVQVLSVLKYLEKVADYTLNIGEQTIYCVTGRRLKFPQFLQLEQLTGEARIGTYNFRPYWDGISGAIVARVEAPETPMIYKEGSRRKIEEEATKLETWQRIAQDLTPRVLGSVSVKDRQALLREYVEGALLSDLYLSSAPREVKLRATRRVLAAVEFVWQTTLTATPPAIDYVEQIRQRLPDAFVLHLQLWAIAKAGVQNGRRIAPLGTLLDQAMRLQADLAPPFSVWLHGDFNANNVIYNPETEQIKFIDVHRSKPGDYVQDVGVFLLSMVRRPDLNGTTEADIQAVNAVVEEFARSFARRRNDLAFDRRLKLSLARSCLTSIRIVIDPAMAERLLLRGMTLLDDLVHDG